The DNA sequence ACATCGTGCGCAACCTGCTCGACTTCGCCCACGAGCGGCCGCTGCTGGAGGACGACCTGTCGGTCAACGCCGTGGTGGAGGACGCGCTGCACCTGGTGGCCAGCCAGTTCACCATCCAGGGCACCCGGGTGGTGAAGCGGCTGGCCGAGCTGCCCCGCACCCGGGGCGACTTCGCCCAGCTCCGCCAGGCCTGCGTCAACCTGCTCATGAACGCCGCCGAGGCCATGCCGTTCGAGGGGACGCTGACGGTGGAGACCGCGCTGGCCGAGGACGGCGCCGCCGTGGAGATCGCGGTCGCCGACACCGGCCCGGGCATCCCGGCCGAGCAGCAGGGGCGGGTCTTCGACCCCTTCTTCAGCACCAAGGAGAAGGCCTCGGGGCTGGGGCTCTCGGTGGTGCACGGCATCCTGACCCACCACGGCGGGTCGGTCCGGCTGGTGAGCCAGCCAGGGCAGGGCACCCGGGTGATCCTGCGGCTCCCGGTGTCGCGCCGGGAGGGTGGTCCGGCCGGTGGGTGACGGGGAGACATGGAGCCCATCTTCCTCTGGTGGATCGGCGAGGGCCCGGCGCAGGCCGGCCTGCTGGAGCACGTCCGGCTCCACCTGGCGGCCGCCTTCCAGCGGCCGGCGCTGCCGTGGGACGGGCCGGAGCGCCCGGCCGGGGCCCTCGACCCGCGCCGCGGGCAGCACGCCACCTCCGTCATCCTCACCTGGCTGCTGCAGGCCGGGCCACCGGCCGGAAAGGTGCTGGCGGTGACCGACCAGGACCTCTTCATCCCCATCCTCACCTACGTCTTCGGCGAGGCGCAGCTGGGCGGGCGGGCGGCGGTCTGCTCCACGGCCCGGCTGGCGGAGGGCGTGGCGCTGGCCGGGCCGCGCCTGCTGGTGGAGCGGCTGGCCAAGGAGGCGGTCCACGAGGTGGGCCACGCCTTCGGCCTGCGCCACTGCGACACCCTCGGCTGCGTCATGGGCCGGTCGCCCGGCGTGGCCGGCGTCGACCAGAAATCACACCAGCTGTGCACGACGTGCCGGCGGCGCCTCGAGGAGCCGCCGGCCAGGAGGCCCCATGTCCGGTGAGCGCATCAAGATCCTGGTGGTGGACGACGAGGAGATCGTCCGCGAGTCGCTGGGGGGCTGGCTGGAGAAGGACGGGTACCTGGTGGAGGTCGCCGCCGACGGCCCGAGCGCCCTGGCCCGGCTGCAGGCCGAGCCGCGCGCCGTGCTGGTGGCCGACCTGAAGATGCCGGGCATGGACGGGCTGCAGCTGCTGGAGCAGGCCAAGCGCATCCAGCCCGACCTGGCGGTGGTCATCATGACCGCCTACGCCACCGTGGACACCGCCGTCTCCGCCATGAAGCTGGGCGCCTACGACTACCTCATGAAGCCCTTCGACCCGGAGGAGCTGTCGCTCATGATGCAGAAGATCACGGCCCAGCAGGCGCTCATCCGCGAGAACGCCGTGCTGCGGCAGGCGCTCAAGAAGGACCAGGGCTTCCGCGACCTGGTCTCCAGGAGCCCGGGCATGCAGGCGGTCTTCGAGATGGCGCGCTCGGCGGCGCGCACCAGCTCCACCGTCCTGATCCTGGGCGAGTCGGGCACCGGCAAGGAGGTGCTGGCCCGCGCCATCCACGCCGAGAGCCCTCGCGCCGCCAAGGCCTTCGTGGCGGTCTCCTGCGCCTCCCTCACCGAGAGCCTGCTGGAGTCGGAGCTCTTCGGCCACGAGCGCGGCGCCTTCACCGGCGCCAACGCCCGCCACAAGGGGAAGTTCGAGGCGGCCCACGGCGGCACGCTGTTCCTCGACGAGATCGGCGACATCGGCCCCAAGCTGCAGCTCGACCTGCTGCGGGTGCTGGAGGAGCGCAAGTTCCACCGCATCGGCGGCAACGACCTCATCGAGGTGGACGTGCGCATCGTGGCCGCCACCAACCGCGACCTGAAGAAGGCGGTGGCGTCGGGCGCCTTCCGCGAGGACCTCTTCTACCGGCTGGACGTCGTCGTGCTGTCGCTGCCGCCGCTGCGCCAGCGCAAGGAGGACATCCCGCTGCTGGCCGAGCGCTTCCTGGAGCGCCTCTCGGTGGAGATGATGAAGCCCATCGAGGGGCTCTCGGCCGAGGCCATGGAGGGGCTGCTCTCCTACGCCTGGCCCGGCAACGTGCGCGAGCTGCGCAACGCCCTGGAGCGGGCCGCGGTGGTGGCGCGCACCCCGGTGCTGCAGCTCTCGGACCTGGGCCTGCCCGCCCGGGCCGAGCCGGGGCCGGCCGCGCCCGCCGGGGGCGCGCTGCCCTCGCTGGACGCCGTGGAGCGGCGCCACATCGCCGCGGTGCTGTCCTCCACCGGCGGCAACGTCAGCCAGGCGGCCCGGGTCCTCGACATCGACCGCGTCACCCTCTACAGCCGGATGCGGAAGTACGGCCTCAAGCGGGACGGCGAAGAGGACGACACCGACCCCGGGCACCACCAGCACTCCTGAAGCGGCCGGGCGCCGGCGCACCGGCGCCCCCCTCCACACCACTTCACCACTGGTGAGCTTCGCCGCGCGGCAGGACGCCGCGCTGTAGAGCGGTGGTGAGAACCTCAACGCGAATTCTCAACGGCGCGGCGTCGCGCCGCGCCACCGCCCAGCCGGACCTCCACTGGTTCCGGGCGGTTGCGCCTCGTGGACGGGCCTCGGCGGGGTGGCCCCGTCCTCGCATGGCTCACCGCATGGGAGGACGGCACATGACCTGCCCGTACCTGAAAGAGGTCGCGATGGTGTTCTGCCGGGCCTGTCCCGTGAAGAAGCTGGTCCCCATCGACCACGTCACCACCGCCAGCCGCTGCGAGGGCGAGGCGTTCAAGACCTGCCCCCTCTTCCGGGAGGCGATGGCGCGCACCTACGGCGCGGCCCTCGAGGAGGACGGGCTGGAGCCGCCGGCCAGCCCGGCCGGCACCGACCAGCGACACCCGCAGGATCAGGGGAGGCACACATGAGGCTCGGACGCAGAGGATTCCTCCGGATGGCCGGCGTCACCGCCGGGACCGGCCTGCTGGCCGCCACGCGGGCCCAGGCCAAGGTCCCCCAGGCCACCGAGGAGGACACGCTGCCCGGCGTGCTGGTGGACACCACCCGCTGCGTCGGCTGCCGCGCCTGCGAGGCGGCCTGCGCCGAGACCAACCAGCTGCCGGCGCCGCCGGAGGGCGACGAGGTGATGAAGACCCGCCGCGACATGAGCCAGACCGCCTTCACGGTGGTCAACCGGGCCGACGCCCCGGGCGGCGGCGATCGCTTCGGCAAGAAGCAGTGCCTGCACTGCCTGGCCCCGGCCTGCGCCTCGGCCTGCCCGGTGCGGGCGCTCGACAAGCAGCCCACCGGCCCGGTCACCTACGACGCCTCCAAGTGCATGGGCTGCCGCTACTGCATGGTGGCCTGCCCGTTCGACGTGCCCAAGTACGAGTACGAGGCCCTGGCGCCGCGGGTGCGCAAGTGCACCTTCTGCGCCGAGCGCCAGGCCGAGGGGCTGCCGCCGGCCTGCGTCGACGCCTGCCCGTCGGGCGCGCTCACCTTCGGCAAGCGGCACGTGCTGCTGGAGGAGGCCAAGCGGCGCATCTACTCGGAGCCCGAGCGCTTCGTGCACCGCGTCTACGGCGAGCGCGAGGCCGGCGGCACCAGCTTCATGTACATCTCCGACGTCCCCTTCGAGGCGCTGGCGCTGCCGGCCGGCGTCCCCGAGAAGCCCTACCCGTCGCTGGTGGCCGGGGCGCTGGGCGCGCCGCCGCTGGTGATGACGCTCTGGCCACCGCTGCTGATGGGGCTGTACGCCTTCTCCAAGCGCCGCGACGAGGTCGCGGCCGGCGAGCAGGGCCACGACCAGGAGGATCACCATGGCTAGCGCGCACGCCGGCGCCCTCGGGCAGCCGTCCTTCTTCCGGGAGAAGATCCTGCTGGGCATGAGCCTGCCGGAGTACCTCCGCTCGCTGATCACCCCGTTCAACCTGGTGGCCGCCGCCATCCTGGCGGTGGGCGTGCCCAGCCTGATCTACCGCTTCGCCGCCGGCCTGGGCGCCAGCACCAACCTCTCGCAGGCCTACCCCTGGGGCCTGTGGATCGGCTTCGACATGATGACCGGCGTGGTGCTGGCCGCCGGTGGCTTCACCATCGGCGCCTCGGTCCAGCTGCTCGGCCTCAAGCAGTTCCACGCCATCGAGCGGCCGGCCATCCTGACCGCCTTCATCGGCTACATCATGGCGGTGGTGGGGCTGCTGGCCGACCTGGGCCGCCCCTGGAACATCGTCATGGCGCTGGTCAACGCCGGCGCGGCCTCGGCCCTCTTCGA is a window from the Anaeromyxobacter sp. genome containing:
- a CDS encoding sigma-54-dependent Fis family transcriptional regulator; the protein is MSGERIKILVVDDEEIVRESLGGWLEKDGYLVEVAADGPSALARLQAEPRAVLVADLKMPGMDGLQLLEQAKRIQPDLAVVIMTAYATVDTAVSAMKLGAYDYLMKPFDPEELSLMMQKITAQQALIRENAVLRQALKKDQGFRDLVSRSPGMQAVFEMARSAARTSSTVLILGESGTGKEVLARAIHAESPRAAKAFVAVSCASLTESLLESELFGHERGAFTGANARHKGKFEAAHGGTLFLDEIGDIGPKLQLDLLRVLEERKFHRIGGNDLIEVDVRIVAATNRDLKKAVASGAFREDLFYRLDVVVLSLPPLRQRKEDIPLLAERFLERLSVEMMKPIEGLSAEAMEGLLSYAWPGNVRELRNALERAAVVARTPVLQLSDLGLPARAEPGPAAPAGGALPSLDAVERRHIAAVLSSTGGNVSQAARVLDIDRVTLYSRMRKYGLKRDGEEDDTDPGHHQHS
- a CDS encoding 4Fe-4S dicluster domain-containing protein, with product MRLGRRGFLRMAGVTAGTGLLAATRAQAKVPQATEEDTLPGVLVDTTRCVGCRACEAACAETNQLPAPPEGDEVMKTRRDMSQTAFTVVNRADAPGGGDRFGKKQCLHCLAPACASACPVRALDKQPTGPVTYDASKCMGCRYCMVACPFDVPKYEYEALAPRVRKCTFCAERQAEGLPPACVDACPSGALTFGKRHVLLEEAKRRIYSEPERFVHRVYGEREAGGTSFMYISDVPFEALALPAGVPEKPYPSLVAGALGAPPLVMTLWPPLLMGLYAFSKRRDEVAAGEQGHDQEDHHG
- a CDS encoding peptidase M54, coding for MEPIFLWWIGEGPAQAGLLEHVRLHLAAAFQRPALPWDGPERPAGALDPRRGQHATSVILTWLLQAGPPAGKVLAVTDQDLFIPILTYVFGEAQLGGRAAVCSTARLAEGVALAGPRLLVERLAKEAVHEVGHAFGLRHCDTLGCVMGRSPGVAGVDQKSHQLCTTCRRRLEEPPARRPHVR